From the genome of Ptychodera flava strain L36383 chromosome 20, AS_Pfla_20210202, whole genome shotgun sequence, one region includes:
- the LOC139119872 gene encoding protein PBDC1-like, whose product MAEGLAGLGVEGAVAAADALSKPAEDYINDPKIELQWAMKAYHHAETYFNLISSVDPRRLKLTKFDDEIYAEFRKDFKDMNVELLNEDDLKTLSAKSKWRPFCNHFEGQVDDFNYGTLLRLDASNEYSEKNSILVTRIQFYAIEVARNKEGYNDCVYNKTAQKKSETSKEATTS is encoded by the exons ATGGCTGAAGGACTTGCTGGACTG GGAGTGGAAGGAGCAGTCGCTGCTGCAGATGCTCTTTCAAAGCCAGCTGAGGATTACATCAATGAT CCAAAGATTGAGCTACAATGGGCAATGAAGGCCTACCATCATGCAGAGACATACTTTAAT CTTATTTCATCAGTGGACCCTCGAAGGCTGAAGctgacaaaatttgatgatgaaatttacGCAGAGTTCAGAAAAGATTTCAAAGATATGAACGTAGAGCTCCTCAACGAAGATGATTTGAAAACATTGTCAGCAAAATCA aaatggcggccattttgtaaccatTTTGAAGGTCAAGTTGATGATTTTAACTATGGTACCCTCCTGAGACTGGATGCCAGCAATGAATATTCagagaaaaattcaattttag TGACAAGAATCCAATTTTATGCCATTGAGGTCGCAAGGAACAAAGAAGGATACAATGACTGCGTCTACAATAAGACAGCTCAAAAGAAAAGTGAAACTTCAAAAGAAGCGACAACATCATAG